The following proteins are encoded in a genomic region of uncultured Methanobrevibacter sp.:
- the fdhD gene encoding formate dehydrogenase accessory sulfurtransferase FdhD translates to MDFLRQSDVIQWVDGEYKTIKENSVDDEYTYLFIDYLPPRKFSTYPKDLEDFAVGYCLGEGLIKDYSDIKSITLDGTNVLVSTTLTHNPEEDLEQEGIVQERKGNCEHACVCRLLEYNGVNSDNAGGIRSELKTIEPNTSDLKIDATQIIKDIKHLTDEAKIWQKTAGVHVAQLKYEDNIIIREDVSRHVAVDKVIGAASKEGYDFSKCYISYSGRMPADMLIKVIRVGIPIIISNAAPASSGIDVARAGNITMIGFVRDNRFTVYTAPERVNLKK, encoded by the coding sequence ATGGATTTTTTAAGGCAAAGTGATGTAATTCAATGGGTGGATGGTGAATATAAAACCATCAAGGAAAACAGTGTCGATGATGAATATACTTATCTTTTTATAGATTATTTGCCTCCACGTAAATTTTCAACTTATCCTAAAGACCTGGAGGACTTTGCAGTAGGATACTGTCTTGGTGAAGGATTAATTAAAGACTACAGCGATATCAAATCAATCACCCTGGACGGAACTAATGTTTTGGTTTCAACTACTTTAACACATAATCCTGAAGAAGACCTTGAACAGGAAGGAATTGTTCAGGAGAGAAAAGGCAACTGTGAACATGCATGTGTCTGCAGACTGCTTGAATATAATGGAGTAAACTCGGATAATGCTGGAGGAATACGATCTGAGCTTAAAACAATAGAACCAAATACTTCTGATTTAAAAATCGATGCAACTCAAATTATAAAAGACATTAAACATTTAACAGATGAAGCTAAAATCTGGCAAAAAACAGCAGGTGTGCATGTTGCACAATTGAAATATGAAGACAATATTATCATCCGTGAGGATGTCAGCCGTCACGTTGCAGTTGATAAAGTAATTGGAGCTGCCTCAAAAGAAGGTTATGATTTTTCAAAATGTTATATTTCATACAGTGGAAGAATGCCTGCCGATATGTTAATCAAGGTTATAAGGGTTGGAATTCCTATAATCATATCAAATGCAGCACCTGCATCTTCAGGTATTGATGTGGCCAGAGCAGGTAACATCACTATGATAGGTTTTGTTCGTGACAACAGATTTACTGTTTATACTGCTCCGGAACGTGTAAATTTAAAAAAATAG
- a CDS encoding HesA/MoeB/ThiF family protein: protein MPTRYIGDGYWEIASRQMSIVTRSEQQRFKDAKITVIGCGGIGGETIEMLARMGIGELVLVDKDAFDLSNLNRQTLASIADLGLDKSSVAAEKVRLINPYVKVTTFNEHIDQTNIDKVIGDSNIVIDALDNVLTRVIVSRKAKEKGIPYIHGAIHGTMGQITVFLPNSDKTYEEMFNLPSVGKELNDETVDALKNVTSGVPPVIGPTPNLIGCLEAFEAYKIITGVGKVTVAPNILTFDLLDLGSFSLDEL, encoded by the coding sequence ATGCCAACAAGATACATAGGTGATGGATACTGGGAAATAGCTTCCCGACAAATGAGCATAGTAACTAGAAGCGAACAGCAAAGATTTAAAGATGCAAAAATCACAGTTATTGGTTGTGGTGGAATTGGTGGTGAAACCATCGAAATGCTTGCAAGAATGGGTATTGGAGAACTTGTTCTGGTTGATAAAGATGCATTTGACCTATCAAACTTAAACAGACAGACATTAGCATCAATAGCTGATTTGGGACTTGATAAAAGCAGTGTAGCTGCTGAAAAAGTAAGGCTGATTAATCCCTATGTTAAAGTTACAACATTCAATGAACATATTGACCAGACAAACATAGATAAAGTGATTGGAGATTCCAATATTGTTATTGACGCACTGGATAACGTGCTTACAAGAGTTATTGTGTCAAGAAAAGCAAAAGAAAAAGGAATCCCATATATTCACGGTGCAATTCATGGAACAATGGGTCAAATTACAGTATTTTTACCGAACAGTGATAAAACATACGAAGAAATGTTCAATTTGCCATCAGTAGGTAAAGAATTAAATGATGAAACTGTTGATGCATTGAAAAACGTTACATCAGGAGTCCCACCTGTTATCGGACCTACACCAAACCTGATAGGTTGTCTTGAAGCGTTTGAAGCATATAAAATAATAACTGGAGTGGGTAAAGTAACCGTTGCTCCAAATATATTGACTTTTGATTTATTGGATTTAGGTTCATTTTCATTAGATGAACTTTAA
- a CDS encoding 7-cyano-7-deazaguanine synthase yields MNLEDKINIVKEILKDKKVAIGFSGGADSTLMAYLSSKVAKETLAITINNHLFPSDFIENTKNLTERFGIKHEIIDINFFNEEEFLKNDSGRCYNCRNLMYSNIEKIANENGFDFICDGNNISDLVIDRPGILITYKKGFETPFIDAKLTSKDIHRYLDLKNIPYSKSTTCLATRIPTNTKTTPEKIKRINHCENYILKNTKCQIAKVRDLEKYTIIEVDNLEDLFNSKKYDQINAELIKQGFKSVAVNLSQIDDDEFIKINYTNNSFSYQLPFTINIVKTKKQLNGIISCTNEKINLEKITVHENGLIEGYDLETYETALDAFMDILPKLRRNI; encoded by the coding sequence ATGAACTTGGAAGATAAAATTAATATTGTTAAAGAAATTTTAAAAGACAAAAAAGTAGCCATTGGGTTTTCAGGTGGTGCCGATTCGACTTTAATGGCCTATTTATCTTCTAAAGTTGCAAAAGAAACATTAGCTATAACAATCAATAATCATCTGTTTCCGTCAGATTTTATTGAAAATACAAAAAATCTCACAGAAAGATTTGGAATCAAACACGAAATTATCGACATTAATTTTTTCAATGAAGAAGAGTTCCTTAAAAATGATTCAGGCAGATGTTATAACTGCAGAAACCTGATGTATTCCAATATTGAAAAAATAGCTAATGAAAATGGTTTTGATTTCATTTGTGACGGCAATAACATTAGTGATTTAGTAATTGACAGACCAGGAATACTTATAACCTATAAAAAAGGATTTGAAACACCATTTATAGACGCTAAATTAACTTCCAAAGACATTCATAGATATTTAGACCTAAAGAATATTCCTTACTCTAAATCAACAACTTGTCTTGCAACAAGAATTCCAACAAATACGAAAACCACTCCTGAAAAAATCAAAAGAATAAATCATTGTGAGAATTACATTTTAAAAAACACAAAATGTCAAATTGCAAAAGTTAGAGATTTAGAAAAATATACCATAATTGAAGTAGATAATTTAGAAGACTTGTTTAACTCCAAAAAATATGATCAAATCAATGCTGAACTCATTAAGCAAGGTTTTAAGAGTGTTGCTGTAAATTTATCTCAGATTGATGATGATGAATTTATTAAAATAAATTATACCAACAATAGTTTTTCATATCAACTCCCTTTTACAATAAATATTGTAAAAACCAAAAAGCAACTGAACGGGATTATTTCCTGCACAAATGAAAAGATAAACCTCGAAAAGATAACCGTCCATGAAAATGGACTGATTGAAGGATACGACTTAGAGACTTACGAAACTGCATTAGATGCATTTATGGACATATTACCAAAATTAAGAAGAAATATTTAG